The Heteronotia binoei isolate CCM8104 ecotype False Entrance Well chromosome 14, APGP_CSIRO_Hbin_v1, whole genome shotgun sequence genome has a window encoding:
- the THBD gene encoding thrombomodulin — protein sequence MGPLELLLVAAAGVGAVPLPTAPAAAGPSAQCVESRCFALFWEARSFAAAGAACSAGGGRLLWARSTVAAEAAELLLRGRAGGAWLGLRLREGRCVEAGAALRGFQWEAGDERTDYAAWAGGGPAEGTCGPRCVAVSGELRWEERACHAAAAGFLCEYSYPAGAMCAPLALPARYGTPFGARDADLPAFPPATRAHVPGLELSLQCRRGAWDADKPGAWPCQLEGGGCEWRCREEDDEGGRRRPLCTCPEGAALGPDGRRCLSPCARLRCEHLCQPQGERALCMCEEGYRLGADGRSCNDVDDCRDTPGLCSQQCVNTAGGFRCQCFAGYTLVEGSCLKTASLCFHAGCEQDCAVVDGAARCACFEGFAPQPKDPRRCVRACNRSECPAQCDPHTGDTCYCPDGYIIQEYDDGRKVCTDIDECEEGYCAGECRNRFGGYECSTQRPDTDSASQRPDYDGSGEVSLYSTATPVLTSAPPRVSHGPGILVAVILSTALSFGALAAVVYCLLKRLRASPTRKDYKCQQLETEVGMRQVRPESPSCKQKM from the coding sequence ATGGGGCCGCTGGAGCTGCTCCTCGTGGCGGCGGCGGGGGTGGGCGCCGTCCCGCTCCCTACCGCTCCTGCCGCCGCCGGCCCGAGCGCGCAGTGCGTGGAGTCGCGCTGCTTCGCCTTGTTCTGGGAGGCGCGGAGCTTCGCGGCGGCGGGCGCGGCGTGCTCGGCGGGCGGCGGGCGGCTGCTGTGGGCGCGCTCGACGGTGGCGGCCGAGGCGGCGGAGCTGCTGCTGCGCGGGCGGGCGGGGGGCGCGTGGCTGGGCCTGCGGCTGCGCGAGGGCCGCTGCGTGGAGGCGGGCGCGGCGCTGCGCGGCTTCCAGTGGGAGGCGGGCGACGAGCGCACGGACTACGCGGCGTGGGCGGGGGGCGGGCCGGCGGAGGGCACGTGCGGGCCGCGCTGCGTGGCCGTGAGCGGCGAGCTGCGCTGGGAGGAGCGCGCGTGccacgccgccgccgccggctTCCTGTGCGAGTACAGCTACCCGGCGGGCGCCATGTGCGCGCCCCTGGCCCTGCCCGCCCGCTACGGCACCCCCTTCGGCGCGCGCGACGCCGACCTGCCCGCCTTCCCGCCCGCCACCCGCGCCCACGTGCCCGGCCtcgagctcagcctgcagtgccGCCGCGGCGCCTGGGACGCCGACAAGCCGGGCGCCTGGCCCTGCCAGCTGGAGGGCGGCGGCTGCGAGTGGCGCTGCCGCGAGGAGGACGACGAGGGCGGCAGGAGGCGCCCGCTCTGCACCTGCCCCGAGGGCGCGGCCCTGGGCCCCGACGGCCGCCGCTGCCTCTCGCCCTGCGCCCGGCTGCGCTGCGAGCACCTGTGCCAGCCGCAAGGGGAGCGCGCCCTCTGCATGTGCGAGGAGGGCTACCGGCTGGGCGCCGACGGCCGCAGCTGCAACGACGTCGACGACTGCCGGGACACGCCGGGCCTCTGCAGCCAGCAGTGCGTCAACACCGCCGGGGGCTTCCGCTGCCAGTGCTTTGCCGGCTACACTTTGGTGGAGGGCAGCTGCCTCAAGACGGCCAGCCTTTGCTTTCACGCCGGCTGCGAGCAGGACTGCGCCGTGGTCGACGGCGCCGCGCGGTGCGCCTGCTTCGAGGGCTTCGCTCCCCAGCCCAAGGACCCGCGCCGCTGTGTCAGGGCCTGCAACCGCTCCGAGTGCCCTGCCCAGTGCGACCCGCACACCGGAGACACCTGCTATTGCCCCGACGGCTACATCATCCAGGAATATGACGACGGGAGAAAGGTTTGCACGGATATCGACGAGTGCGAGGAAGGCTACTGCGCGGGGGAATGCCGCAATCGCTTCGGCGGTTATGAATGCTCCACCCAGAGACCTGACACGGACAGCGCCTCTCAAAGACCGGACTACGATGGCTCAGGGGAGGTGAGCCTTTACTCCACTGCAACCCCCGTGCTCACTTCTGCGCCACCGAGGGTCAGTCACGGCCCAGGGATCCTGGTTGCTGTCATCCTGAGCACAGCGCTCTCCTTTGGGGCATTAGCGGCAGTTGTGTACTGTCTGCTGAAAAGGCTGCGTGCTTCACCAACCAGGAAGGATTACAAATGCCAGCAGCTGGAGACTGAAGTGGGCATGCGACAGGTTAGGCCTGAGAGCCCCTCTTGCAAACAGAAAATGTAG